TGCAAGCGTGCGGCTTCTCGCGCGTGTGCACCACTGCGTGGCGGCTGAGGTTGTGTGAGTATTGGAAGCTCTTGCcgcaggtggtgcaggtgtagGGTTTCTCACCGGAGTGTGTCCGCTCGTGGCGCTTCAGCGTGTACATGCAGGAGAAGGTCTTGCTGCAGATGGTGCAGGTGGGCACGTTGACGTCTCCGGCGGGCTTGGAGCGGATGCCCTCCTGCTCCCTGAAGTGggagctgaggtggagctggaggatgTGCGGGGAGGGGAAAACCTTGTTACACAGCGGGCACATGAAGATCTGGGTGTGCTGAGCTGACAGCATGTTGGAGACGTAGGGGAGCAAGGAACTATCCATGCTGGCCACCTCGGCCTGGGCGCGCTCGTTTTCACCCCCCAGTATGTCCTCGTCGTCTGCCGTGGCCGAAGGCTTCTCCTCCCGCTCCAGCTCTGAGGCCAGAGAGGCCTCTCGCAGAGCCGACAGGTGAGCTTCCAGGCCGAGCCTCCGCTGGGCCGACAGAGGCCCTCCGACCCCGTGGTGGGTCAGGCCCCCGTTGGTGCTGGGAACCGTCGCCTTGGGGATGCCGCTGTGCTCCATGTCATAGTCCCCACCTCCCagttcctcttcctcatctgaAGCCACACCCCTCTCCACCTTCACCCTCACAGCCAATGGGCTTTGGAGGCTGTCCGGTGTAGCTGCCCCACTGAAATAGGACTGGTGGTGGTTACTGTGGTTGCTACCGGCAATCGGCTTGACTGACAGATCCAGGACGCAGTCAGCCGCGTCGTTTGACACCCTCCTGCCTCTGTGCCCTCCACGAGAGCTCACGGAGCGGTGGGACCTCTGTGAGAGGGATCCAGTGGAGCTGGTGGGGCTGCCGGCCGGGGAGAGAAGCTTCCCTCCCTCCCCGATCGCTTCTCCGCCCTGCATCTCCGCCTCGCCATGTCCTGGGCTGGTTGTAGCCATGGCTGGTGTCCCTGGTCTGTCTGCTGACGGCAGCCTCAGCCACAGTGGTCCTCCCTCggctttcccctcctcttcttcatcactgTGCAGCAGATCAGCTGTAGCCGGCCGGCCTATAGACCCGTCTGATAGACTGTCAGCCTTATCGGAGCAGCTCGATCCACCGTCTTCCTCTCTGCGCGTGCTGTCCGCCTCCGCCGTGGCCTTCTGCTTCAAACGTTTCTTACACACCTTGACTATGTCATACATGTGCAAGTAGCTGGCCGCTGCCAGCACATCCTCTACGGGAAGGTCCTTGAACTGCAGCTTGCCCTCGTACATGAACTCCAGGAGCAGGGAAAAGGCCGGGGCCGTGACAATGTCGTTGTTGAGGTGCACTACGTCTCTCTTGTCCAGCTGGTCCTTGTAGAAGAGGTGAAAGTACATGCTGCATGAGGCCAACACAGCACGGTGGGCCCGGAACTGGACATCGCCCACCAGCACCGTGGAGTCACACAGGAAGCCCTGGTGCCGCTGCTCGCTCAGACACTGAAGTAAATGTCTGCTGTGGTCTGGGAACTCCATCCTGCCGTCCTCataacctgcagccacacggaGACACAGAGGCAGAGTCAAAGTTAGATACATCTTATCCAGTGTTTCTTAAAGAAGTTTTgcaatttaaataatttcagtAGAAGTCTATACccgagaaaaaaaaggaagacgaTTTAAATTCAAAGATGATTCCTAGGAGGAAGCAACACGACAAAAtcttcatttaatttttaaaaaagaaatgtgcatcTGAGGTAAAATTCAAGTTAGATCTAGAGATCATATCGTCGTTTAGCAATTTCCGTGAACGAAATTATCTTAAACGAGGCCGATTAAAATAAAAACGAGATAAACCCGAGAGAGTCGAGACAAATGCCAAAAACACATATGGTGTGagaggctgaaaacaaaccacagagagagaggggagaggatgaGCGGGCGAAAAGTAACACATCAGGAGACGATAGGTCGGTAAAaccaggaaaaaagaaaatttcaaacacttaaacacataaaaatcacacaaaatatGGAGCAAAGATGCCATATATAATTAAAATTTGAACAGCCAAGATTTTTTCCCCAATAGAAACATTTCTTAAAATTTAGAAAACTGTAAAGTCATGCACACATTCCTTCATAcaacaaatgttcattttaattctgtaattacttattttaaataaacaaaaagaaaagaggggaaagaggaTAAAAGGATGctaattgtttaattaaaaagaataattaagGTAATTAAAGAATAATCACTGGTTCAGCTTTTACCCACAGAAAGACTTAATCTCAGGTAAACCACCAGCGACAGATTCTTCTACTCTTGTCTctccgttctctctctctgcatctctctaACTCCTCTGCCTGCACTCCTGGATTGTCGCTGCTCCTACGCTGGTTATTTTTATTAACCCACTTTGGCCTGGCCTGGCACAGCCCTTTTAGGTAACCGGCTTTCAGCTGCACACACTGTCCTcacatacgtacacacacacacacaaacacacacacacaacacacacacgcacttagTACCAGCCTACCTACCAACCACCTCCACAGGCTAAGTCGAGCAGGAAAACTGGCCAATTGAAATAGCAacgctgaaaacaaaacagcttgtCCCTCGTTTAACCTGCGAGCGAGCAGCCGCTTTAGGTGTGAGATTAGACAAGAGGGGGGCAAACAAAGATAGAAAACTTGACGCTCTTCggataaaaaaaacccaacgaGATTTATCtatttgatcaaataaattAAGTAATTAGGCAAAATTTCTGATGACAGAAGGCGATAACGAGAACGAAATCTGTAAAATCATTAAGTCCCACCTGTTAACCAAGTCGATTTGTCCTGCCTGAGAAAGTACATTGGTCCCGCTCTGCGCTGTGTTAACCAAAGCAGTTAAATCACTTCATTTGAATGAAGCTAAaccaagaatgtgtgtgtgtgtgtgtgtgtgtgtgtgtgtgagagactgtgggtgcgtgttgtgttgtgtataagtgtgtgtgcgctcgcCCTCCGGCTCGTTCAGACTGCTTTTAATGAGGGGGCTTACGGGGACAAGGGTGTACCACCTCCCACCTCCCCCCCTATCCCCCTATCCCTCCCCTCTGTCCAGCCAAACCcctctgccacctcctcctcctcctccttccacgcacacacacacacacacacacacaccatccgtcactcacacactccttcCCATCTGAATCTTACAAGAAAAACCCTGCACATCCACCCTATAGTAGAAACTGCCCTCTTCCTAaaccccccctcctccgcccaccaacaccaccaccacccagaAGAGAAGATTTACAGTACAATCACTGTAAGTGCCCTGCTCGTCACAGCATCAATCCTAATCCTTAAAGATGgctaaaaataaagactgagGCGGCGGTGGCAGTGGCGGTGGCGTTGGGGAGGGAGCCGTCGGCGGAGGCTCAGGAGGGCAGCAGCCCGTTGTCCAGCCCCGACCCGGCCCGGGCAGGGGTCTGGgagttagagaaagagagagagagagagagaggggcaaggagggagagggtgagagagccagagggagagagagaggctgggcCGGCCGGGGAGGGAGGCAGGCTTACCCACATCTGATCCAGCTGACGGGGGCCATATGGCAGCTGCTAGCCAGATAAAGAGATTAAGACTAGGAGGAGTGCGATTACAGCTGTCTAGCCAATTCAGGCAGCTCAAATCTGCAACTTCTAAATTAGTCTCCTCTACTCCAGccgacaggaggaggaaggagaagagagaaaaaaaaaagaaagaaaaaaaaaagaccgcACATGCTTTCAAGTAATTTTTCAGCGGAGTTAGGAAAAAACTGATTAGATGATCAGGATTAAATAACGGCTTAAAAAGTTTGGCTTTTATTCtattaactaaaaaaaaaaaagtgttgctcAAATATAaccaattaaaaaataaaaaagacattaaaaatacattttttaaataattaaaataaaattaaaagcatTACTTTTCACGCTGATTTTACTCAATAAGTTcgatttaaagaaaaacagttgtAACTTTGAATAAATGAGAACGCCTGACAGcacaaataagaaacaaaataacagctaagttttttaaatgcagctcTCTATGGACtactaactttaaaaaaaaaataaaaataaatacaccgCAGAGTGTTCCCGGACTGCAATTACCCCCTCAGACAGGCAGCACCGACACGAGTTTACTACAGAAGCACTCACCAGCAGTTTCACACAGCGCTCACACTGGTTTGACACACCGGAGATCCCccccacaacaaaaacaaaataactacTCCCGATACCCCGAGACTCtcctcacaaaacacacacacacatgcagacacacacatatacacaatacacaaaacGATACCTGCAGCAGTATGCATCAACTTGATTAACTCCACTGTAGCAGAATAGCTGGGCTCTCTGGCTGGGAATGGCTCTGTGTatatctcccctctctctcctctctctctctcctctctctatttctttcttgctctttctcttcctcgctcgctctctctctgaatcAATGAGTGGGTAGAAGAgcgagagaagaagaagaagaggaagaagaagaagaagaagaagagggaggcaggcaggcaaaaaaaaaacacaccaaaaaaaaaaaaaaaaaagaaaacacgctGTTCAAACTGCGAGGGACAGATGCAAAGTGGAGGAGATGTTGGAGGGGGGAACGAGAtaccacctccctccctcctcctccctccctgcctccctcctcctcctcctaactGGCGCTGATCggcagccacaaacacacacacacacacatatacgtagcgtgcacacacacatacacagcagagCACTAACTCTCCCAGGCTGCCGCTGAGACTCACAATAAAGGACTGGGGAGGGGTGGAGGcggtggagggatggaggaggaggaggaggaggaggtggggtggaTGGCAGCCTGTCAGCTGCTCTGACATCATCCTCAGATGGAGATGCTACCTCCAGCTGTGCTCTTTCTACAGCCATATGCTGCCTCCTCTACACTCCTGCCACCAGACTCCTCTTTCATTctaccaacaccaacaccacgCAACTTTGTCTCTCCGtcgccgtctctctctctgtctgtttctcccccttttttctccccctctctttgcAGTGTTGATTTTTTGGGGAAGAGTTTACTCACCAAATCATGCAACCGCAACCAAAACTaacaggaacaaaacaaaacaaaacaaaaaaaaaaaaggggaaagttTACACAAAAATACCCAGAGTAAAAAAACTTCACGCCAACCTTTATTTAGCGTTTTTGAATCTCATATCTCTCCTTCCAGTAACCACAAACAAAGGCCAACACTGCACATTTGCAACTGACAGACGCACGCAGCTGATATTGTTTTCCACTTCTTCACGGTTCAGtgccgccgccaccgccgccgccaccaccaccgctGCTGCTTCTGCCTTGTCTTgtattcattcactcattcatctAACTATCCATCCAGGCATCATCACCCCCttccaccacaaccaccacaacctccaccacctcctcctcctcctcctcctcctccctgctgaGACTCTTCGGACAACtgacaggaacaaaaaaaaataaatgaaatgaggaAACAATGGGGGGAACAAGTCATAAAGAAAGAACCTAATGAGTGTAAATCctaaaacaaaagataaacaaCTCTTTAATAAACCCcccagagaaagaggaggaagaggaggaggagaaggaggaggagtgggaaaCTTATAcgaacagcttttttttctttttcactttcattttttttttaagtgtgcaAGTTTGATAGAGGTGATtatcaagctttttttttttaaattataggCGAGCTCAGGgatatataaaaattaaaaaattactttcattttctattttgatAACAGAGCactcaaatatttcttttttttttttttttaaaacaagcagATTTTTAAGAATTTTTTCATGGATAATACATGTAAACTTTTCTGATAaattaacactttttttgtcaATCTTGCACAGAAATTCAGcttaaactttaattaacttagcatctttttttttaatatataattacaCAGTTAGAAAGTCTTAATTTTAACGTGACACccttattataaattatatataaaaataacagcagcagtgaccgtgtttgtttgtttgtaaagctCCGTGTTTGTAAaattagcatttaaaaaaaaaaaaaaaaaaaaaaagtcaggcaAAGAcatgcttgtttttaaaaaaaaaaacagccggGCCTGGTGACAAagtaacaacacaacacatgttGTAATTAATTACTTAgctgaagacagagacacagagacacagagacagagagagacacagagacacacagacagacactgacccACGCAGCTAGCTTTAGCCCGACGGTGGCTAACAAAAGTGAGCTACAATATTGAGCTATTTACAGTTGTTGCGAAGGCCCCGGTGCTATGACAACAGCTGCTAAAACACCGAGCTAACATGGCAACTATTAGTACGAGGAGGCAACACAGTCATGCTAAGGAAGGTTTAGCTACTTTTCTCCGTaacccaccctctctctctctctctctctccccctcctgaGCCTCCTTTAATCGGACTCCGGTATTAAGAGGCACTTACAGACAACAcagtcttctcctcctcctcctcctcgtcttctccttcttcttcttcttcttcttcttctccaaaaACTAGATTGGACTAATTTCCATAACGAAAGgctgcaacagcagcagcaacaacaacaaaaaaacaaaaaagaaaaagccaacAGAAGGACGGGGGAGTCCTTTAGCACTCTGCGGCGGCCAGATGTTTCCGAGCTTGTTGCTGCTCAACTcgggctgagagagagagagagagaggagagagagaggagagagaggaaaggaggcgAGTTGACTGGCACGGAGAGGAAGCCAATGGtgccggaggaggaggaaagtgaaGGCAAATTGGAAGCGGCCCTccaacagaagagagagagagagggagggatatgtcttcttcttcttcttcttcttctgcttcttcttcttcgtcggCGTAAGCTTGACAccaggcaacaacaacagcagcgacagcacacacacaaacacacacacagtgtgagagggagtgagtgagagggagagagggagagggaggggagaaaagaagaagctggGCCAAACCAACTGGTTCTgcgagtcagtcagtcagtgtagTGTAGTGAGGCGGACTGGCGCAGCGGAGAGCGCTGGAGAGTGGCGCGGTGCCGTCTGGGTACTGTAGTCAAGAAGCTCggggtggaggtgggaggggaggggaggggaggggagaagagggagggagaggggggcgGAGCTGATGGGAGCAGGTGCACCACCACCTTGacaaacttaaaggtccagtgtgtaagacatTACAATAGAATTATACAATATTCTTTAGTGcgtttccattagtgtataatcacctgaaaataagaaccacGTTGTCTACGTTGACGCTCTTCtacgcaacttcaaaccccatcaGGAGCATATTTAGCCCGCCAgattttgtttacttgctcagatttggtctgTTTACATGCTTCCAAATATGCTTTTACGTGTTTACTGTTTTTGCACtgggtgttttttattttgaaaatcgacaGGTTTCTCTATGCTGATGTGAGCAGGTGCACCACCACCTTGacaaacttaaaggtccagtgtgtaagatattACAATAGAatatacaatattcattagtgtgtttccattagtgtataatcacctgaaaatatgaaccACGTTGTCTACATTGACGCTCTTCtacgcaacttcaaaccccatcaGGAGCATATTTAGCCCGCCAgattttgtttacttgctcagatttggtctgTTTACGTGATTCCAAATATGCTTTTACGTTTTTACTGGTTTTGCACtgggtgttttttattttgaaaatcgacaGGTTTCTCTATGCTGATGTGAGCAGGTGCACCACCACCTCGacaaacttaaaggtccagtgtgtaagatattacaatatacagtattcaTTAGTGTGTTTCCATTAGTCTGAGAATAAGAACCACggggtgtttttttattttgaaaatcaacagGTTTTTCTATGCTGATGTGAGCAGGTGCACCACCACCTTGACAAACAAAGTTGGTTTCCAGTGGTTAATGCttacaggtccagtgtgtaagacatTACAATAGAatatacaatattcattagtgcgtttccattagtgtataattacctgaaaataagaaccagcgggtttttttgttgttgtctacGTTGACGCTCTTCtacgcaacttcaaaccccatcaGGAGCATATTTAGCATGCCAgattttgtttacttgctcagatttggtctgTTTACATGCTTCCAAATATgcttttatgtgtttaaatatgGAACACAGTTAActtgtttgactgtttttgcactgggtgttttttattctgaaaatcgaCAGGTTTCTCTATGCTGATGTGAGCAGGTGCACCACCACCTCGacaaacttaaaggtccagtgtgtaagatattACAATAGAATATACAGTATTCATTGctgtgtttccattagtgtataatcacctgaaattttttgttgttgtcttaaaatgagctctTAAACCGGGGCACGTCTCCGTTGTTGTCTTCtacgcaacttcaaaccccatcaGGAGCCTGGCAAATTTTGCTTCTACGTGTTTAAATATGCTACACAGTTAacttgtttggctgtttttttacgaccagcagtttgcacagggtgttttttattttgaaaatcgacaGGATTCTCTATGCTTTTCGGTGCCTGGCTTCCGGTTAgttcgagctgctctgtgcagattgagtacatccgtcaaaaatagaacagctgcgAATTCCCCACGGAGCCGGAGGAAACCATGGCgggcccggtggggtttgaaacctCGACAAGAACGGCTGTGTTAAGCTCCGGCAGGCGCGGTGCACACGCAATGCGCCTGGTGGAATTTGGGTGtcatatctacagtgagagcgggtcctcttccacagagacCGCCATGTCGAAAAACCATTtctctacagtagcccagaacagacaaaccaaacactggctctacataggATCATTCACGTTTCTCACAAGATTCACAGCCACTGTCGTTCCTCCTTCGTGCTTGAACCAAGAGTGAGAGGTGAAGGGTTTTCAGTTGGTTGCTGAAACATcgccactaaattctacacacctTTAATCTCATGACATAAAACAGGTGAACCACcaaacagcagctttttttaaGCAAACATCACTCAAAAAGAGTGTACTCGATGTATGTCGAGTAATGTTCCTTGCCACAGTCGCTAAGTGCTtactcatggtgggaactgttgagtctctgtaaataataatataaagaatacaatacaatacagcaaTAACGAGTTAGCACAAGACCTGCTTCATGTAGAAAGAGATTCCTTCTGTTGTGATttggtgctgtataaataaagcagaattGAATGTATGTTGGATTGACTCATAAACTGGTCACCCGGTGCAACAGTGGGGCTCTCGCGTGTTTTTGGACAACGATGAAGGAAAAACATACACAGGCAAAGCATGTACCAGTCTTATCTTTTACAATAGGATATAAGGAAAGAATATGCCTAGTATAGGGTATTAGTAGTTTACCATTCCCTTTTCTTTGGCAAGTGCTGACACAGTTAGTCACATAATCAATTAGTCCATCCAGTTTTAGAATTTTGGATGGACAAAACAGACAATTTGAGAGCTAGAGggtgttttgacattttgttgacTAATCTATTAATTTAAGACTTGGAAGAAATTACctacaaataaatctgtgatTAACTAGGCCTGTAATATGCTGTTAGTTTCTCTACAGTCTCCAACTACAACCGCCCAAAAAGAGAGCAGACTATAGACATACTGAGGATAACCTCCTCCTTTTGTCCCACTATATGTCAGTGTTGATTACAGTTTACATGCATGGCTGCCTTCAGTTTGTGATGCGCTGTCAGATTGTCAGTCTCAGCTTCACGAGTGGAAAGGACAAACCCTCGGTGATGAAAGGCTGTGGATATGGTGAAAAATGCAGCTTCAAgaaacagatttgttttatgaaaacagagtgttttcatttgatttaatgcATGTTAAAGGTGATTTAAAAGCCCCAAATGAGTcattagaacaaaaaaaaggagtaatAACAAAAGTAATAATGTGGACTAATGTGGAACAAGCAACGGCATTGTATACAAAGGAGGGCAATTAAGCCTCTG
This genomic stretch from Larimichthys crocea isolate SSNF chromosome III, L_crocea_2.0, whole genome shotgun sequence harbors:
- the zbtb18 gene encoding zinc finger and BTB domain-containing protein 18 isoform X2; translated protein: MHTAAGYEDGRMEFPDHSRHLLQCLSEQRHQGFLCDSTVLVGDVQFRAHRAVLASCSMYFHLFYKDQLDKRDVVHLNNDIVTAPAFSLLLEFMYEGKLQFKDLPVEDVLAAASYLHMYDIVKVCKKRLKQKATAEADSTRREEDGGSSCSDKADSLSDGSIGRPATADLLHSDEEEEGKAEGGPLWLRLPSADRPGTPAMATTSPGHGEAEMQGGEAIGEGGKLLSPAGSPTSSTGSLSQRSHRSVSSRGGHRGRRVSNDAADCVLDLSVKPIAGSNHSNHHQSYFSGAATPDSLQSPLAVRVKVERGVASDEEEELGGGDYDMEHSGIPKATVPSTNGGLTHHGVGGPLSAQRRLGLEAHLSALREASLASELEREEKPSATADDEDILGGENERAQAEVASMDSSLLPYVSNMLSAQHTQIFMCPLCNKVFPSPHILQLHLSSHFREQEGIRSKPAGDVNVPTCTICSKTFSCMYTLKRHERTHSGEKPYTCTTCGKSFQYSHNLSRHAVVHTREKPHACKWCERRFTQSGDLYRHIRKFHCELVNSLSVKSEPLALPNVRDWAIEDSSQELWK
- the zbtb18 gene encoding zinc finger and BTB domain-containing protein 18 isoform X1 — translated: MYFLRQDKSTWLTGYEDGRMEFPDHSRHLLQCLSEQRHQGFLCDSTVLVGDVQFRAHRAVLASCSMYFHLFYKDQLDKRDVVHLNNDIVTAPAFSLLLEFMYEGKLQFKDLPVEDVLAAASYLHMYDIVKVCKKRLKQKATAEADSTRREEDGGSSCSDKADSLSDGSIGRPATADLLHSDEEEEGKAEGGPLWLRLPSADRPGTPAMATTSPGHGEAEMQGGEAIGEGGKLLSPAGSPTSSTGSLSQRSHRSVSSRGGHRGRRVSNDAADCVLDLSVKPIAGSNHSNHHQSYFSGAATPDSLQSPLAVRVKVERGVASDEEEELGGGDYDMEHSGIPKATVPSTNGGLTHHGVGGPLSAQRRLGLEAHLSALREASLASELEREEKPSATADDEDILGGENERAQAEVASMDSSLLPYVSNMLSAQHTQIFMCPLCNKVFPSPHILQLHLSSHFREQEGIRSKPAGDVNVPTCTICSKTFSCMYTLKRHERTHSGEKPYTCTTCGKSFQYSHNLSRHAVVHTREKPHACKWCERRFTQSGDLYRHIRKFHCELVNSLSVKSEPLALPNVRDWAIEDSSQELWK
- the zbtb18 gene encoding zinc finger and BTB domain-containing protein 18 isoform X3, yielding MEFPDHSRHLLQCLSEQRHQGFLCDSTVLVGDVQFRAHRAVLASCSMYFHLFYKDQLDKRDVVHLNNDIVTAPAFSLLLEFMYEGKLQFKDLPVEDVLAAASYLHMYDIVKVCKKRLKQKATAEADSTRREEDGGSSCSDKADSLSDGSIGRPATADLLHSDEEEEGKAEGGPLWLRLPSADRPGTPAMATTSPGHGEAEMQGGEAIGEGGKLLSPAGSPTSSTGSLSQRSHRSVSSRGGHRGRRVSNDAADCVLDLSVKPIAGSNHSNHHQSYFSGAATPDSLQSPLAVRVKVERGVASDEEEELGGGDYDMEHSGIPKATVPSTNGGLTHHGVGGPLSAQRRLGLEAHLSALREASLASELEREEKPSATADDEDILGGENERAQAEVASMDSSLLPYVSNMLSAQHTQIFMCPLCNKVFPSPHILQLHLSSHFREQEGIRSKPAGDVNVPTCTICSKTFSCMYTLKRHERTHSGEKPYTCTTCGKSFQYSHNLSRHAVVHTREKPHACKWCERRFTQSGDLYRHIRKFHCELVNSLSVKSEPLALPNVRDWAIEDSSQELWK